CGAAATCAAAAGCGTGCATCAATCCGCGCGCCCGCAAATCAATATCGTGCCAATCGGCAACGATGGAGGAAATTTTTCCAGCAAGTTCCGGCGGCGTTTCCTTTCGGAGACGCTCGATCATGGCGGAGGAAACATCAATCGCAACCACTTCCGCACCGAGCTTGGCAAATGGAATGGCATAAGTTCCTGGCCCGCAGCCAACATCCAAAATCCTGATGCCCTCGTTCAAAACACCTTTTTCCAAAAATCCGCGAAGCATCGTCTCATCAGCGCTTTGGCGTTTTTGCAAATCGCTTTCGTTTTTGCGATAGCCGCCCGCGACCAAGTTCCATATATTTTGGTTGGAAAACGCTTTTCCCTGCGCGTTGTCGACCAAATATTCTGCCCAAGCGTGTTTCCAAAATTCCGGCGTGCGAAAGTTCATTTCCATGATTGAATCGTTTTTTATCCGGTTTTAAGTAATGTTTTCCAAGACGAAACGAGCGCGAAAATTCATCCGAGCCATTCTGAATGGCAAAAACTCATGCCATTCTGAATGAACGAAAGCTAATGTCATTCTGAGCCGATAGGCGATGAATCCACATGCTCATGAATGGATGCTTCACTTCGCTCAGCATGACAGAAAAAAATCATGTCATTCTGAGCCGATAGGCGATGAATCCACACGCTCACGAATGGATGCTTCGCGCTGCTCAGCATGACAAGACAAGAAATCATGTCATTCTGAGCCGATAGGCGATGAATCCACATGCTCACGAATGGATGCTTCACTTCGCTCAGCATGACAAGACAAGAAATCATGTCATTCTGAGCCGATAGGCGATGAATCCACATGCTCACGAATGGATGCTTCGCGCTGCTCAGCATGACAAGACAAGAAATCATGTCATTCTGAGCCGATAGCCGAAGAATCCACACGCTCACGAATGGATGCTTCGCGCTGCTCAGCATGACAAGACAAGAAATCATGTCATTCTGAGCCGATAGGCGATGAATCCACACGCTCACGAATGGATGCTTCGCGCTGCTCAGCATGACAGAAAAAAAATCATGTCATTCTGAATGGCAAAAACTCATGCCATTCTGAATGAACGAAAGCTAATGTCATTCTGAGCCGATAGGCGATGAATCCACACGCTCACGAATGGATGCTTCGCGCTGCTCAGCATGACAAGACAAGAAATCATGTCATTCTGAGCCGATAGCCGAAGAATCCACATGCTCACGAATGGATGCTTCGCGCTGCTCAGCATGACAGAAAAAAAATCATGTCATTCTGAGCCGATAGCCGAAGAATCCACATGCTCACGAATGGATGCTTCACTTCGCTCAGCATGACAGAAAAAGCTTCGTTCAATAACTCATTTCAAAGCGCAGCGCAAGCGTTCTGCCGGGTTGCCATTCGTAATGCCAAAGCCGATACTTCGTGTCGGCCAGATTTTTTCCGATGAGCGAAATCCGGTAATTCTCAAACGACGCGGCCAGCATCATGTCCAGCAAGCTAAACGCTTCATAAGGCGTTGATTTATAATCGAAGAAATATCCGTCGCCCGTCACATTGTAGGTCAGTTCCGCTTCAAGGCGAACGCTTTCCAAATCTGTCCAGCCATAAAGGCTTGCGTTGTAACGATTTTCTGAGGTTTGGAAAGTAAAATCTTCTGGGTCAAGATAGGTATAGCTGGCGCTGAACGTAATGTTTTCAATCGGGCGAATTTTTAGGCCAACTTCTATGCCGCTCGGCGAGTAATCGCCCAAGTTTTTGCGATAATTAAAACTGCTCGTGTCCGTGCTGCCGGAGCTATTCTGCACCACCACATAGTAGCCGCCATTTGAAGTGCCAACCTTGTCGTTAATGATCAGGTTTTTCACTTTCATCGTGAAATAGGAAACTTCCAAGTAGCCCCAATCGCCAAATCGCTGGAAAATCCCGATGTCGAAGCTCTCGTTTTCTTCCGGTTCAATGTCCGTATCGCCGTATCCGCCAAGCGATTTGGAATATAAATCGCGCATGTTCGGCGCGCGGTAGCCTTTTCCATAATTCGCCTTGAGCGTGGTTGTGTTTTCGCCGATGGTCAAAAGCCGATAGGTTGCGCCAAATTTCGGGTTAAAAACCGTGCCGAATTCGGAATGATTATCGAGGCGAGCGCCTGCGAGAATGTTCAGCTTTTGGGCAAATGAGTGCTCATATTGCGCAAAGAGCGCGATGTTGGTTAAATCGTAATCGTCGGAGCGCGACGCGTAAGTTCCGGTGTAAAGGTCGACGGTGGTTTCCTTCCAAGCGCCACTTTTTTGTTTGACCAAAATCGTCTGAACGCCTTGAAACTGAAGGTTTTCTACGGCATCATCGTATTCCACAGAAGCGACATCCAAATAGCCATCGAGGCCGATTTTCAACGAACCTTTGCCATCAAAAACAGGAATGGTGTAGTCGCTCATCAGGCCGATTCGCGAGGTGTTGAAACCCGTTTCGCTGTCGGTGCTGAGCACAAGCTCATTATAATCCACGTTATTGAGATAAATTCGTGTGTTGAGTTGGCCGTTTTTCGCAAAGTATTTCAGCGCAAAGTCCGCGCCCACGAATCGATAATGCTCATCCGTTGGCGTGCTTTCGGCGTTGTAGAGCCATGAATTTTGATGCACGTCGGTGGAAACCGTCGTGTGAAGTTTGTCGGTGAGCTGATGTTTTAATCGATAGTTGAAATCGTAATTTTCCCAATCGTTCGAAAGATTTGTGAGGTAATCTTCCGTTGCTTCTCTATATCCAAACGACAAAAAATGGTCGGTATTCACATCGCCAAATGTGCTATTAAACGAAACGTTTGTCCCACCTATGTCGGGGCGGGCATAGCCATCGGCGTCGCTGTCGGAAATTTCCTGGCTGGCGTCGAACTCTCTTATATAGGAAACCTTTCCATGCCAACCGCTGGCCGGATCTTTTGCAATCACATTAATCACGCCTGCCGTCGCTTGCGAACCGTAAAGCGCCGACGCTGGCCCTTTGACAACTTCAATTCGCTCGACCATTTCCGTTGGAAGCATGTTGAAATTAATGCCGCCGTCCCAGCCATTGTTAAGCGGGCGACCATCGATCAAGACGAGCGTTTTATCGGACGAAGGGCCGCCATTCAGCGAGCGAATCGAAATGCCGTAGTCCGCGCCAATCGTCGCACCCGAGCGAATCACGCGAAGTCCGGGAATAAAATCCATCATTTCGCCAACATTATAGCGATAGCTTCGCTCGACTTCTTCGCTTGAAATTTGCGCCACGGGCTGCGGCACATCTTCCGGTCGGGCGGCTTGGCGCGTGGCCGTCACGGTAATGCCATCAAGCACGTGCTCTTTTTCCTTTTCAAAACGGATGACCACATGCGATGAATCGTTTTCGCCCAACTTGGTTGTTATTTCTACTGGTTCATATCCGAGGTGCGATGCCTTCACATGATACGTACCCGCGTTAATATTTTGGAATTCAAAGCGGCCATCCATTTTGCTCGAAGTTCGCGAGCCGCTTTCTTTTACCTCAAGCGTTGCCTGAAAAACTGGCTCGCCATGCGAATTCATCACTTTGCCGCGAAGCATTGGCTGCGCAAAAATGTCCGCTGAAAAATTGCTCAGGAGTAGAAACAACGCACCGAAAAGCAGTAAGCGAAAATTCATTAGGGTCTCCTTTTTAGATGATTTTTTCAAATAAGCCGACTTTTTTCAAAACTTATCAATATAAAATTTTGAAAATGCCTTTACTAAGAATAAACACGTTAGATAACAATGACAGGAAAAAATTCAACTGTTTTGTAAGGATAAAAAATATCGCTGATAAATCACAAAAGTGTAAAATACAGTTAGGAAAATCATTTTTCTCTATGTGATTAAGTTTTTATAAAAATGCGCTTAGAATCAAAATAAAAAAGCGCTTATCAGTTAGGCTAATTGATAAGCGCTCTTTCAAGATATGACTGTGAAAACTTTTTATACAGATCAAAACAGCATCAATAAAGTTGCTTTTTGAAAGCTTGATATTCTGCGGTGTAAGTTTTTCCGGAATTTTTTGCGCCCATTTTCTTGAGCACTTCGCCAATATATTTAATTCTATTTGCCGGATCGGGATGCGTGGATAGGAATTCTGGCGAGCGGTCGGAATCAAGAATTTTTTTGAAAAAGCCTTGCATTTCATACGGGTTGTAATCCGTTTTGGCCATCCAAGCTGCGCCGTTGCGATCGGCTTCTTCTTCTGCATCGCGGCCATATTTTAGGAAGGCCAAATTGTAGGCAAGGCCAGCGACTTGCTCAGCGGTTTCGCCCGCGCCGCCGATTTTCAGACCAAGCGAGACCAACCCGCCCGTGATTTGCTGCGCGGTCATTTCGTTTGTGGCATGGCGGAACGCGATGTGCCCCATCTCATGCGCAACGACGCCTGCAAGCTGCGCCTCGTTGTCCAGCATTTTCATCAATCCATAATAGAAATATAAATAGCCGCCTGCCGTCGCGAATGCGTTAACGACATCGTTTTTCAGAACTTGCACATTGTAGTTGAATTCTGTTTCGTAGGGAACTGCATTCGCGCTCAAAATCTTGCGCATCACTTTATCCACATAAGCATTCACTTGGCGATAGTTCGGGTCGCTCGATTTCAAAAAAGTGTAGTTTTTCGTATCGGCTTTAATTTGCGCGTCGGCTTCTTTACCGAGCTGCACATCGTCTTGAACGGAATACACATTGTTGTTGGAAGCCAACTTGCGAACGGTTTTGCAGGAGGAAACCGAAGCAACCGCGACCAACAAAATTAAAACGCGCGTAATGAATTTTTTCATTTTCCTTTAATTTGAATTTTAAAATTCCATATCGGCCAGAAACAAATATACTTCGGCTCAGCATTTAAGCCAACCTTCGCAAACACATGAAATAAAAAGCAAGACGGTGGCAAATCACGCCGATTTGTACTCTACATGCCACAAAAATAGCCCTTGCGGCTGTGCGGAAGTCGCGGCCAAACAGACATCTTTTGCCGAAAAAATCGCGTCGAAATCCTGAACGCTTAGCTCGCCATTGCCGACTTTGATCATGGTGCCAACGAGCAGGCGAACCATGCTGTGCAAAAAACGATTCGCGCGAATTTCCAGCATCAACCCGTTTTTTCGCTGATACCAGCGCGCTTTTTCAATCGTGCAAATTCGCGTTTTGGTTTGCGAACCCGCTTTGGAAAAACTGGTAAAATCGTGTTGACCGAGGATTTCCTGGCAGCACGCGTTCATGGCTCGCGCGTCGAAATCGTAGCGATAAATGCCGGTGAAGCGGCTCAAAAGCGCGGAATATCGGGTGAGCAAAAAGTAGCGATAGGTTCGCGATTTGGCGTCAAAACGCGCGTTGAAATTTTCCGGCGCGTCCTCGATTTCAATGATTTTGATTTGTGAGGGAAGCAGGCCGTTTAGCGCGTGTTTCAAACGAGAAATCGAAAGGCTATTTTCCGTGAGAAAGTTAGCAACTTGCGCTTTGGCATGAACACCAGCGTCGGTTCGCCCGGCTGCAATCAGCTCAACCGGCTCTTGAAGCACGCGGCAAAGCACCGATTCAATCTCACCCTGAATTGTTTTTTGATGCAAATTTTGAGGCTGGCGCTGCCATCCGGCAAAATCCGTTCCGTCATATTCCAGCAACATTTTCAGATTTCGCCGACTTCGCGCTATATTGAAAGTCGACTGTTCACAACTATCCGGTAAAACCATCTTATGTCCTTAAAAAAAGTTTTATCCTCCCTGTCCAATCTGAATACCGACGCAACCTATCAAATCCCAACGCTTTGGAATAGCAACACGATTTCCGTGCAAACGGTTAATCCGAAGACCTATTTCAGCGAGGCGATTCAGGAAATTCTTGCAACGCCGAAACAAGCATTTGCACCGGCCTTGCAAAACGACTGGACGAAATCGGCGGTAATCTATAATCTTTTTGCCCGCCTTACAACTGCTTTCGATCATAACGGCGACGGTGCGCTTTCGCTTTCACCGCTCGAAAACGGTTTTTGCGAAACGGGCACATTTTTGAAAACCATCGCTCTTTTGCCCTACATCAAAAAATTGGGCGTCAACACGATTCATTTGCTCCCGATTACCGCCATCGGACACGATGGCAACAAAGGCTCGCTCGGTTCGCCTTACGCCATCAAAAATCCTTACAAAATTGATGAAAATTTGTCCGAACCCACGCTCGGCTTGGATGTTGAAACTGAGTTCAAAGCATTCGTGGAAGCCTGCCACCACTTGGGCATCCGCGTGGTGATGGAGTTCGTGTTCCGCACCATGTCCAAAGATGGCGATTGGATTCAGGAGCATCCCGACTGGTTTTACTGGATTCAATCGGACATTGAAAATCGAGAGCCGGGCACAACCGACGAAAACGCTTACGGTAACCCGATTTTTTCCGATGAAAAATTAACGGAAATTAAGGAAAAAGTTCGCCTTGAGGATTTTTCCAAACTGCCGCCGCCGGATGAAAAATATCGCTGCATGTTTACTGAAACGCCCGAAAGCGTTGAAGCACAAAACGGGCGACTCATCGGGAAATTGCCCGACGGCAGCACGTGCAAAATTCCGGGCGCGTTTGCCGACTGGCCGCCGGACGACATTCAGCCGCCTTGGAACGATGTTACTTATTTGAAAATGTATGACCATCCTGATTTTAATTATATCGCCTACAACACGATTCGCATGTACGACGAGGCACTTAAGCAGCCTGCGTTTCGCAACAAGGCGCTTTGGGAACAAATCATCGGCATCATTCCGCATTATCAGGACGATTTCGACATCGATGGCGTGATGATCGACATGGGGCACGCCTTGCCGTTTAACCTCAAGAAAAAATTGGTTGAAACCGCCCGCGAAAAAAAGCCGGACTTCGCGTTTTGGGACGAAAACTTCACCGTTTCGGAAACAAGCCGAAAAGAGGGTTACAACGCGGTGATGGGTTCGCTGCCGTTTGTCAGCCACAAGCTGCACGAGCTGAAATCCTATATTAATTATCTGGGCGAGATCGGCGTGAGCGTACCGTTTTTCGGGACGGCGGAAAATCACAATTTCCCGCGCAATGTTTTCCGGTTTGGCTCTGGCGAAATCGGCCACCGATACGCGAAGTTTATTTGGGCGCTTGCGTCCGTTTTGCCCGCCGTGCCGTTCATTCATTCCGGCATGGAAATTTGCGAATCCTTCCCAATCAACACCGGCCTTGATTTTACCGCCGATGAGCAAAAACATTTCCCTTCGGAAAAATTGCCGCTCTTTAACGAGCACGCCTACAACTGGCAAAACACGAACGGCATGGAGCCGCTCGGCGCGTTTATCAAACAAATTCTTGACATTCGCCAGCGATTTTTAAGCGATTTGATGCGGGGCGAAAAAGGCACCATGAAAGTGATTGAAAGTGATAACCCGAGCGTTTTCGCGGTCGTGCGAACCGGCGGCGAACGGAAAATCGGCTTTATCGGGAATTACAATTTCAACGGCGAGGAGTATTTCAACTTAAAAATTGAAACGGAACGCACGGCGCTAACTGATTTATTTGCGGGCAAATCACTCGCTGTGGAAAATGGCAAAATTTCGGCATCGTTTTCCGCTGGCGAGTTCGCAATTTTTGAATTTTTAATTCCGAAAAGGTTTTCTTACGAGCTTGAAGTCGAACTTCAATTTTCAGATTACTTAACCAAAAAAACTACTTGCTCATGTCTTTACTCATTGTTGGCTCGTTAGCTTTTGACAATATTGAAACGCCTTTTGGCAACTCCGACGATACGCTTGGCGGCTCGGCAACTTATGTGGCGATTTCCGCCAGCTACTTCAGCGACGACATCAAGCTGGTTGGCGTTGTCGGCTCTGATTTCGGTGATGATAACATTCGCCTGTTGCAATCCAAAGGCATTGACACCGAAGGCATTCAGGTGATTGAAGGCGGCAAAACTTTTCGCTGGACAGGCCGCTACCACTACGACATGAACACCCGCGATACGCTCGACACGCAGCTCAACGTATTTGCCGAGTTCGATCCGGTGATTCCGCATCGTTATCAGCAATGTAAGTATGTTTGTTTGGGCAACATCGATCCGATTTTGCAGAGAAAAGTGCTTGAGCAAATTTCCCGCCCAAAGCTCACCATTTGCGACACCATGAATTTCTGGATTGAAGGCAAACCGGACGAACTGAAAAAAACGCTTGAACTTGTGGATGTTTTGGTCATCAACGACAGCGAAGCTCGCCAGCTCAGCGGCGATCCAAATTTGGTGAAATCAGCCAGAATTATTCGCGGCATGGGACCGAAAATTTTAATTATCAAAAAAGGTGAGCACGGCGCGTTGCTCTTTACCGAGAATGGCATTTTTGCTGCGCCAGCTTATCCGCTGGAATCCATTTTTGATCCGACCGGCGCAGGCGACACGTTTGCCGGCGGCTTCATTGGCTACATCGCCAAGCATGACGATATTTCAGAAAACACGCTTCGCAAAGCGGTGCTTTACGGCAGCACCATGGCCAGCTTCTGCGTTGAAAAGTTTGGCCCAGATCGGATTCAAGAAATCTCCGATCTTGAAATCCAAGATCGCTTCCAAAGCTTCTTAAATCTTTCCAGAATTGAGGATTAACATCGGGCATTGAGCAGAGGGAAAAGCTCGGGCTTTTCTCTCTGCCTTTTTGTTTATTGACCAGCATTTCCCCATCTTCGCCAAATCAAACTTCTCAAAAGATCTCCATTTTAACAGAGCATTCCGTATCTTTGGCAACATGTGTAGCACTTTGAAACCTACCAACTCAATTAAGTTCATGAATAATCAACCTGTTACCGTTATTACTGGCGGCGCTGGCTTTCTTGGCTCCCACCTCTGTGATCGCTTTATTGCCGAAGGTCACAAAGTCATTGCCATCGATAATTTTATCACCGGTAATCCTGACAACATCGCGCATTTAATGGGCAATGAAAACTTCAAGTTCATCAAGCACGATGTCACGGAGTTTATTTATGTTGAAGGCAAGGTCGATAACATCCTCCATTTTGCATCGCCAGCCAGCCCAATTGATTACTTGAAACTTCCGATTCAAACACTGAAAGTCGGCTCGCTCGGCACACACAAAGCGCTTGGGCTTGCTAAAGCAAAAGGCGCGCGCTTTTTGCTCGCCTCCACTTCTGAGGTTTATGGCGACCCGCTGGAGCATCCGCAAAAAGAGACTTATTGGGGAAATGTGAATCCGATTGGCCTGCGTGGCGTGTATGACGAAGCCAAGCGCTTTGCCGAATCGATGACGATGGCCTATCATCGCTATCACAATTTGGATACGCGGATTTTGCGCATTTTTAATACTTATGGCCCGAGAATGCGCCTCAACGATGGTCGCGCACTTCCAGCTTTTGTGCACTCCGCGCTGAACGGCACGCCGATGACTGTTTTCGGCGATGGCTCTCAAACCCGCAGTTTCTGCTATGTTTCTGATTTGGTTGAAGGCATTTGGCGACTTTTAAACTCCAACGAAACTGAGCCGGTCAACATCGGCAACCCCGATGAAATTACCATTTTGGATTTTGCCAAAGAAGTTCAAACGATTGTGAAGGAATTGACCGGAAAAGACACCGAAATTATTTTCAAAGAATTGCCCTCCGACGACCCAAAAGTCCGCAAACCCGATAACACCAAAGCCAAAGAACGCCTTGGCTGGGAGCCGACCATCAACCGCGCGGAAGGCTTGCGCAAAACCATTTCATATTTCTTTAAGCAAGCAGGGATTATTTAATCAATTTGAAAAACTTCATAAACAGATAGAGAAAATTCATGGTAGTACTCGATGGAAAAAAGCTTTCACAGGAAATTAAAGCTGAGCTAAAAACAAAAGTTGAGCAGTACAAACAAGAGATTCAAAAAGTGCCTGGCCTAACGGTTATCATTGTTGGAGAAGATCCGGCCTCGCAAGTCTATGTTCGAAACAAAGCCAAGTCGTGCAACGAAATCGGCATGGCATCCGAAGTGATTGAACTTCCGGCAAGCACCTCTCAAGAAGAGCTACTCAAAAAAATTGCGGATTTGAATCACAATCCCAACGTGCATGGCATTTTAGTGCAGCAGCCTTTGCCGAAGCACATCGATGAGTTCGCCGTCACGCTGGCCATTGCACCGGAAAAAGATGTCGATGGATTTCATCCTGAAAATGTTGGAAGGCTTGTGCTCGGGCATTTGGACAAATGTTTTGTAAGCTGCACACCGTTTGGCATCATTGAAATTTTGAAACGCTATAATATTGAAACCAAAGGCAAGCATTGCGTGATTGTTGGTCGTAGCAATATTGTGGGAAAACCGATGGCAAACTTGATGGTGCAAAAATTGGCGTACATGAACTGCACCGTAACCGTTTGCCACTCCGCAACGCCAGACATCGCCACTTACACAAAACAAGCCGATATTTTAATTGCTGCCATTGGCAAGGCTCGTTTTATTACAGGCGATATGATTAAAGCAGGCGCTGTGGTAATCGACGTGGGCATTAACCGGATTGAAGCAACAAACACAAAGAGCGGCTATCGCTTGGTGGGCGATGTTGATTTTGAGGCTGCTTCTCAAAAAGCCAGCGCGATTACGCCCGTTCCAGGTGGCGTTGGGCCAATGACAATTTCTATGTTGCTTGCCAACACCATGAAATCCTTCGAGCATTTTTTAGCTTAAAACAGAACTGCTGCCTTTCTAAAGACAGGCAAACTTGATCCTTGAAAAACTTGCTTCTCACAGATTGGGCAACAGGTATGCGCCAGTCTGTGAGAGCATGGTTTTTATACGATGCAATGTTTGAACACCGCCTTACCCTTCTAAATACTAACCAGAGATCCTTTCTTTTTTAGCCAGCAAGTCTTCTTTAGATTCCTGATAATTTGGGTCGGGCTGAATGGCCTCGCTTGGGCAGTTTTCCATGCACTGAGGCGCATCAAAATCACCCACGCATTCTGTGCAAAGATCAGGATTGATGGCATAGCCACTTTCAGCGTAATCAATGGCATTATTTGGGCATTCATCAACGCAAACGCCGCAAGAAATACAATCCTCTGTGATGTAAAGTGCCATAAATGATACTTCCTTTTTTAAGATTTAAAACCGAAATGATTCACGAAAAATATAATCAACTTGGTTCAATGACAAGGGCTGGCCATCCCCTTGCGTTCAACAATTTAACCGCTCAATGATTCACCCTAACGTTGCAGCCGGAAAAGCTCAGGCTGTCGTAGATGATTCATCTGCCTTACCTTTTGCAGGCTGAGTTGCAAACTGGGCTTTTAATTCCGCCAACTCTCGCGAGAGCGCTTCAATTTTCAAGCCGTGCGTTTCGAGCAATGCGCCGTAATGGCGACCGCCCGCATTCATTCCTGCCCCATCCTGATGCCGCCGTCCATGACCATTGCATCGGCCACCGCCGTTTCCAGCACCTTTTCCGGCGTGTTGATTTTTCGCCCATGTTGGGCCTGTTCCATCTCCTAATGGCATAATTGACTCCTATTTGTTTTAGTTAGTTCTGCAAACAAATCTTATCAAGAAACACTTATCTCTACAATTAAGCACGACCCCGACGGCGCCTCTGTCGGCCATGTTTTGCGCCTGTAAAAAATAGCTTCATATCTTCCACATTTTCCGAACCGCATTCTGGGCAATTTTGCGACGATTCGCTTGGCTCGGCTTGCTGCTCCTCACCACAATCGCTGCAGCGCAAACGCGTGGATTGTAAATCAATATGGCCGCCTTCTATTACCAGCTCTTTGGCTTCGATAATGGCTGAGGCCAATTTCGTTCTGGCTCTTTCGATCAATCTCGTAAAAGTCGGCCTCGAGATGCCCATCTTTTCAGCCGCTTCTAAATGTTCAAGCTTTAAATAATCCGCCAGCCGAATTGCTTCATATTCATCCAATGCCAGTATCGCTTGTTCCAAGACCTTTCGAGGCACTCCCACCGGTTTAAAACTTTTACATTTTGGCAATCGGGTTACCTTCCGAATTTGAAAAGGTCTTGGCATTTTTATCTTTCTTTATTTTGAACTTATGTTCATAATCTATAAAAACGATTCATCATTTGCAAGCGAATTGCATGTGATTTTTATAAAAAAATGCGCTCTCAAACAGACTTTTTTTCTAAAAAGAAAACTCACCACAAATGCACTTTGCTTCGCTAAAAAGCACCCACATAAAAAGCATCCTTTCTTTATTGTTTTAGGGAGGTGAAGGATTTATGATGCCTTCTGTTCAAAGAACAAAGTAAGTTAGGCTGCAAAAAACAACGAAGAAAAGATGAAATCGCCCCTGCTATTTTTTGTGTGCATTCATGAGGATAAGGGACATTCCACAAAAATGGCTTGCCGCAACTATTTGTCGCCCATTTTGCAGCGCGCTATTTTTATCACGGATTCTTTATTTTAGCTGGAAACCATTTAGCTAACCTTGATAAACCGATCGGACTTTTGGCCAAAAAAGCTGTTTTTAACGACATCGAAGCCGCGCTGAAACAAAAGCGTTTTCAGCCGATTTATTTTTTCTTCGGGCGCGAGGATTTTTTGATCGAAGAACTCGTCCGCATTATTAAAGCTGAAGCGTTTCATAGCGCGGAGGATTCGAACTTGAACTTCACGCTGCTTTATGGTGAAGAGCAAACGCTTGGCGATGTGGTTTCTGTTGCGTCGGAATATCCCATGTTTTCGGAACGGCGGCTTGTTGTTGTCAAATCGTTCGACAAGCTCAAAAAAGATCGCAGCCGCGAGAAGCAAAAAGCGCAAACCGCACTTTTTACTGAATACCTCAAAAATCCGCTGCCGTCAACCATTTTGGTTCTAACCACAGGCAAACTCGACAAAGCCACGCTTTCAAAAGAACCGTTTCCATTGCTACAGTCATTTTCTTATGAGTTTGACCAAATTCAAGACGCTGGCCGTTTTGCCGAAGAACGCGCGAAACGCTACGGATGGACGCTTAGCCCGCAAGCCATTAAAATTTTGGTGACTTTTGCCGGAAACTCTGCTCGCGAACTGGACGCTGAAATTCAAAAGCTCTCGCTTTTTGCGGATGGCAAATCTGGTGAAAAAATCCTGACCGACGCCGAAGTGCTTCAAACCGTCGGACTTTCCCGCGAATACAACGTGTTTGAATTGGACAAAGCGATTGTTGCAGGCGATCTTCGCATGGCCAGCGGCATTGCCCTGATGATTCTCGAACACGAAGGCGAAAAAACCGGCCTTTTCGCCATTTTGAACTACCTCATCATGTTTTTCACGCGGCTTTGGAAATTGAAAATGCCCGCCGTGCAGCGCATGACTCACGCCGACATCGCCAAAGAACTTGGCATGTATGGCTCGCAAGCGTATTTCCTAAAAGACTATCTTTCTTACACCGGACGCTTTTCCGTTTTGCAAATCGAAAATGCGCTGATTGCGCTCCACGAAGCGGATTTAGCGCTAAAAGGCATTTTGCCCATTCAGGATGAAAAACTCTTGATTCTTTCACTTATGCGAAAAATTTTAACCTAACCGTTTTTGGCAAGAAATA
Above is a window of Chloroherpeton thalassium ATCC 35110 DNA encoding:
- a CDS encoding TonB-dependent receptor; this encodes MNFRLLLFGALFLLLSNFSADIFAQPMLRGKVMNSHGEPVFQATLEVKESGSRTSSKMDGRFEFQNINAGTYHVKASHLGYEPVEITTKLGENDSSHVVIRFEKEKEHVLDGITVTATRQAARPEDVPQPVAQISSEEVERSYRYNVGEMMDFIPGLRVIRSGATIGADYGISIRSLNGGPSSDKTLVLIDGRPLNNGWDGGINFNMLPTEMVERIEVVKGPASALYGSQATAGVINVIAKDPASGWHGKVSYIREFDASQEISDSDADGYARPDIGGTNVSFNSTFGDVNTDHFLSFGYREATEDYLTNLSNDWENYDFNYRLKHQLTDKLHTTVSTDVHQNSWLYNAESTPTDEHYRFVGADFALKYFAKNGQLNTRIYLNNVDYNELVLSTDSETGFNTSRIGLMSDYTIPVFDGKGSLKIGLDGYLDVASVEYDDAVENLQFQGVQTILVKQKSGAWKETTVDLYTGTYASRSDDYDLTNIALFAQYEHSFAQKLNILAGARLDNHSEFGTVFNPKFGATYRLLTIGENTTTLKANYGKGYRAPNMRDLYSKSLGGYGDTDIEPEENESFDIGIFQRFGDWGYLEVSYFTMKVKNLIINDKVGTSNGGYYVVVQNSSGSTDTSSFNYRKNLGDYSPSGIEVGLKIRPIENITFSASYTYLDPEDFTFQTSENRYNASLYGWTDLESVRLEAELTYNVTGDGYFFDYKSTPYEAFSLLDMMLAASFENYRISLIGKNLADTKYRLWHYEWQPGRTLALRFEMSY
- a CDS encoding M48 family metallopeptidase, which gives rise to MKKFITRVLILLVAVASVSSCKTVRKLASNNNVYSVQDDVQLGKEADAQIKADTKNYTFLKSSDPNYRQVNAYVDKVMRKILSANAVPYETEFNYNVQVLKNDVVNAFATAGGYLYFYYGLMKMLDNEAQLAGVVAHEMGHIAFRHATNEMTAQQITGGLVSLGLKIGGAGETAEQVAGLAYNLAFLKYGRDAEEEADRNGAAWMAKTDYNPYEMQGFFKKILDSDRSPEFLSTHPDPANRIKYIGEVLKKMGAKNSGKTYTAEYQAFKKQLY
- the truA gene encoding tRNA pseudouridine(38-40) synthase TruA, with amino-acid sequence MVLPDSCEQSTFNIARSRRNLKMLLEYDGTDFAGWQRQPQNLHQKTIQGEIESVLCRVLQEPVELIAAGRTDAGVHAKAQVANFLTENSLSISRLKHALNGLLPSQIKIIEIEDAPENFNARFDAKSRTYRYFLLTRYSALLSRFTGIYRYDFDARAMNACCQEILGQHDFTSFSKAGSQTKTRICTIEKARWYQRKNGLMLEIRANRFLHSMVRLLVGTMIKVGNGELSVQDFDAIFSAKDVCLAATSAQPQGLFLWHVEYKSA
- a CDS encoding alpha-amylase family glycosyl hydrolase, with the protein product MSLKKVLSSLSNLNTDATYQIPTLWNSNTISVQTVNPKTYFSEAIQEILATPKQAFAPALQNDWTKSAVIYNLFARLTTAFDHNGDGALSLSPLENGFCETGTFLKTIALLPYIKKLGVNTIHLLPITAIGHDGNKGSLGSPYAIKNPYKIDENLSEPTLGLDVETEFKAFVEACHHLGIRVVMEFVFRTMSKDGDWIQEHPDWFYWIQSDIENREPGTTDENAYGNPIFSDEKLTEIKEKVRLEDFSKLPPPDEKYRCMFTETPESVEAQNGRLIGKLPDGSTCKIPGAFADWPPDDIQPPWNDVTYLKMYDHPDFNYIAYNTIRMYDEALKQPAFRNKALWEQIIGIIPHYQDDFDIDGVMIDMGHALPFNLKKKLVETAREKKPDFAFWDENFTVSETSRKEGYNAVMGSLPFVSHKLHELKSYINYLGEIGVSVPFFGTAENHNFPRNVFRFGSGEIGHRYAKFIWALASVLPAVPFIHSGMEICESFPINTGLDFTADEQKHFPSEKLPLFNEHAYNWQNTNGMEPLGAFIKQILDIRQRFLSDLMRGEKGTMKVIESDNPSVFAVVRTGGERKIGFIGNYNFNGEEYFNLKIETERTALTDLFAGKSLAVENGKISASFSAGEFAIFEFLIPKRFSYELEVELQFSDYLTKKTTCSCLYSLLAR
- a CDS encoding PfkB family carbohydrate kinase, which codes for MSLLIVGSLAFDNIETPFGNSDDTLGGSATYVAISASYFSDDIKLVGVVGSDFGDDNIRLLQSKGIDTEGIQVIEGGKTFRWTGRYHYDMNTRDTLDTQLNVFAEFDPVIPHRYQQCKYVCLGNIDPILQRKVLEQISRPKLTICDTMNFWIEGKPDELKKTLELVDVLVINDSEARQLSGDPNLVKSARIIRGMGPKILIIKKGEHGALLFTENGIFAAPAYPLESIFDPTGAGDTFAGGFIGYIAKHDDISENTLRKAVLYGSTMASFCVEKFGPDRIQEISDLEIQDRFQSFLNLSRIED